The genomic stretch CGTTATCCAGGGAGTTATTACTTTTAATGATGAGGCCAACGCTGGTCACGGTGCTGACAACAAAGAAGAAAAGCAGCGAGAACAGAACGATCAGGGACGACTTTTTCAACGACATAAACCAATACCTCAAGGAGAATTATTCCTTATGGTTATCGGCTCTTCCAAAACTTAAATTAATTAAAGTTATTGATGTATCGGTCCGAGCTATATTGCTCACTTATAGCGCCGCTGCAGGGTGGCAGCCAGCTTGCGTTGCAACGGTTCCGGGGTCTCTCCCTCGATCAGTTTGCTAATCAAATCAAAGCAGTGCCACGCCAGCTGGCGGTTATCCTGACGAATGGTATCCACGGGAATCGTCAGCGAATCGTAGAGATAGTGATCGTCAAAACTGGCTAACCTGATATCACTTTGCAACAGGTTGTGTTGGCCCATATAGCGCAGCACCCCTTCCAGCAGACCGCATGCGGCGGCGAACAGCGCTTTTGGCGGACGCCCCAGACGGGCGCAGAGTTCAGCAAACATCTCGTACCCGGAGCTCGGGTGATAGTTGCCGTGAATGATCCACTCGGGGCGCAGCGCTACGCCGGCCTCTCGCAGACCTTGCTTAAACCCTTCCAGACGGTCGCGCGTCGGAGAAAGGCGCGGCTGACCGCCGAGGAAGTAGAACTCATCAGGATGCTGGCGCGCAATGTCGGCCACCAGTTCCGCCGTCGGGGTAATGGAGTCGGTGATCACCAGCGGCAGCGCGCTGTCGTT from Enterobacter dykesii encodes the following:
- a CDS encoding LacI family DNA-binding transcriptional regulator, which gives rise to MRKTKRVTIKDIAELAGVSKATASLVLNGRSKELRVAEETRERVLAIAKEHHYQPSIHARSLRDNRSHTVGLVVPEITNYGFAVFSHELETLCREAGVQLLISCSDENPGQETVVVNNMVARQVDGLIVASSMLNDADYHKLSEQLPVVLFDRHINDSALPLVITDSITPTAELVADIARQHPDEFYFLGGQPRLSPTRDRLEGFKQGLREAGVALRPEWIIHGNYHPSSGYEMFAELCARLGRPPKALFAAACGLLEGVLRYMGQHNLLQSDIRLASFDDHYLYDSLTIPVDTIRQDNRQLAWHCFDLISKLIEGETPEPLQRKLAATLQRRYK